The window GCTTCTCGCCCGACAGCGCGGCAACACTCGGGCGCTCATCGTCACGCCAACACGCGAGCTGGCAGAGCAGATCAACGACACCATTTGTGAACTCGGCGCAGGGATGAAAATCCGTAGCGCGACTATCTACGGCGGAGTTGGTGCAGCGCCTCAACTCAAGGCCCTGCGCGAAGGAGTCGATATTCTGGTGGCCTGCCCCGGACGACTGCTGGATCACATCGAACACCGTCATGCCAACCTCTCGGCGTTGGAAGTGCTGGTGCTGGATGAGGCCGACCGCATGTTCGACATGGGATTCCTACCGTCGATACGCAAAATCATGAGCCATATTCCCAAAGAGCGACAGACGCTGATGTTTTCCGCAACATTCCCGCCGGAGATCGAGTATCTGGCAGCCCAGGCACTCCATAATCCTCAAAAGATATCCATTGGACTGGAACGCCCGGTGGAGACCGTTACACATGCGCTTTTCCCGGTATCGCAGAACCTCAAGACGCCGCTCTTGCTGGAGCTTTTGAAGCAGACCGATACCGAATCGGTGCTGATTTTCACCCGAACCAAACATCGCGCCCAGCGACTGGCGGAGCAGATCGAGCGAACCGGTCGCAAAGTGACCAGCCTGCACAGTGACCGCTCCCAGGGCCAGCGGCAATCCGCTCTGAATGGATTCAAGGACGGCAGATATCAGATCATGGTTGCCACGGATATTGCCGCGCGCGGTCTGGATGTGGAGAGCATCTCGCACGTCATCAACTACGATATGCCGGATACTCCCGATGCCTATATTCACCGCATCGGCCGCACTGGAAGAGCTGAGCGGACGGGCGATGCGTTCACGCTGGCAACTCCCGAAGACGGCACGATGGTGCGGACTCTGGAGAAAATTATGGGCCAGAGTCTACCGCGAGAGACCCTGCCGAGCTTTGATTATGGTCCGCCCGTACTCACCCGAGAAGTCCCCGTTGGCGTTCCGGCTCGCACATCGCAGCAGAGAAGCGCCGGATATCGGCCCCAGTCAACAGGCTGGCGATCCGTACGGATCAAGAGATAAGCAAACAAGCAGCGATCAAAAGGCAGGTTGGCCGACATCGGCCAACCTGCCTTTTCTGTACCTGGCCCCGACGATTTTTATTTTTATGCTCCAATTCTCTCTAGGCTATCTTTCCCCTATTTGAATCCGCATAGGAGACTCTCACATGAACTCCCCCTAACCCCCTCTTTTCGAAAGAGGGGGCAGCGTAAAAGCGCTGGGGGCGTTACACACTGGACATTCGGTTGTGGCTTCACAGTCAAGCAGGTATAATCGGAATCGATGAAAGTGAGCGAGTTGGGCGAATTCGGGCTCATCGAAATGCTGGCCCGGATTATCGAGTCTGAAGGGGCAGGACACCATCCCGATCTGCTGATTGGCATCGGCGACGATACGGCGGCATGGGAGGGTGGAAATTCTATCCAGCTTAGCACAACCGACATGCTGGTGCAGGATGTCCACTTCACGCTTGATAGGATCACTGGGCGCGATCTGGGTTGGAAATCCCTGGCGGTGAACATCAGCGATATCGCTGCCATGGGCGGGATTCCCACCAGCGCCATGATCTCTCTGGGGCTGCCGTCAGATACTGAAACAGAGAAAATCACCGAGCTCTACCAAGGCATGGCTCAAATTGCCCGTCGATTCGATATGGCCATCATCGGCGGCAACATCACTCAAGCACCCCAGTTGATCATCAGCCCCAGCGTCATCGGAAAAGTGGCAAAGAACAGAATGCTCACCCGTTCGGGAGCCAAACCCGGCGACCTGATCGCGGTTACCGGACACCTGGGCGCTTCAGCAGCCGGACTTAGAATGCTGAAGGAAAACCTCTCGCTAGATTCTCAGGTATCATCGACTCTCAGCGAGGCGCATTTTCGACCCGTTCCCCGCGTGGCGGAAGGACAGGCGCTGGCCCGAGGAGGTGTGAAGGCGGCAATCGATATCAGCGACGGCCTGATCGCCGACCTCGGCCACATCTGCGAGGCTAGCAAAGTGGAAGCCACCATTCGACTGAGAGACATACCTGTCCATCCGGCAGCCAAAGCCGCTTTCGGCGAGAAGGCTCTGGAGCTGGCGCTGAGCGGCGGAGAGGATTACGAACTGCTATTCACCGCTCCGTCCGAGGTGATCCGCGGCCTGAGGGCAGAGCAAGCTGTGCCCCTACATTTTTCGGTCATCGGGGAAATCAAACAAGGCAAGCCGGGGAAGGTGAACCTGATCAATGAGAACGGAAAACAAGTCCGGTATAAAAAAGGCGGGTGGGACCATTTTAACCCGTAGGGGCACGTTGAAACGTGCCCCTACAATGCGTACATGTTATGTCAATAATACATTTCAAGATAATCAGCAAAACCCCGGAGCAAACCCGCGAGATCGGTGCCGATCTCGGCAAACTGGCGGAGAAAGGCGACCTGATCCTGCTGGTGGGAAACCTGGGGGCGGGCAAGACCTGTTTTTCCCAAGGCCTCGCGCAGGGGATAGGATTCTCCGGCTATGCATCGAGTCCCTCATTTGTCCTGGTGAGAGAATATCAAGGAAGGCTCAAGGTCTACCACATCGATTTCTATCGACTCGACGACATTGAAGAGATCGAGGGAATCGGGATGGAGGAGTATCTCTCCGGCGATGGCGTCTGCGTGATAGAATGGGCCGATAAGGCCCCGGGACTATTCAGGCAGAATCATCTCCTGATTGAGTTCGAGCATCTTCAAGCACCAGAAGAACGGCAACTCCGATTCGAAGCCCGCGGCCAAAGATACACCAACCTGTTGAGGAAATTGGAAGGAAAATGGAACTTACCATAG of the Dehalococcoidia bacterium genome contains:
- a CDS encoding DEAD/DEAH box helicase, whose product is MSFNQFNLDPRLLPGIARAGYTTPTPIQSAGIPAVLSGKDIIATAQTGTGKTAVFVLPILHKLLARQRGNTRALIVTPTRELAEQINDTICELGAGMKIRSATIYGGVGAAPQLKALREGVDILVACPGRLLDHIEHRHANLSALEVLVLDEADRMFDMGFLPSIRKIMSHIPKERQTLMFSATFPPEIEYLAAQALHNPQKISIGLERPVETVTHALFPVSQNLKTPLLLELLKQTDTESVLIFTRTKHRAQRLAEQIERTGRKVTSLHSDRSQGQRQSALNGFKDGRYQIMVATDIAARGLDVESISHVINYDMPDTPDAYIHRIGRTGRAERTGDAFTLATPEDGTMVRTLEKIMGQSLPRETLPSFDYGPPVLTREVPVGVPARTSQQRSAGYRPQSTGWRSVRIKR
- the thiL gene encoding thiamine-phosphate kinase, with amino-acid sequence MKVSELGEFGLIEMLARIIESEGAGHHPDLLIGIGDDTAAWEGGNSIQLSTTDMLVQDVHFTLDRITGRDLGWKSLAVNISDIAAMGGIPTSAMISLGLPSDTETEKITELYQGMAQIARRFDMAIIGGNITQAPQLIISPSVIGKVAKNRMLTRSGAKPGDLIAVTGHLGASAAGLRMLKENLSLDSQVSSTLSEAHFRPVPRVAEGQALARGGVKAAIDISDGLIADLGHICEASKVEATIRLRDIPVHPAAKAAFGEKALELALSGGEDYELLFTAPSEVIRGLRAEQAVPLHFSVIGEIKQGKPGKVNLINENGKQVRYKKGGWDHFNP
- the tsaE gene encoding tRNA (adenosine(37)-N6)-threonylcarbamoyltransferase complex ATPase subunit type 1 TsaE — translated: MSIIHFKIISKTPEQTREIGADLGKLAEKGDLILLVGNLGAGKTCFSQGLAQGIGFSGYASSPSFVLVREYQGRLKVYHIDFYRLDDIEEIEGIGMEEYLSGDGVCVIEWADKAPGLFRQNHLLIEFEHLQAPEERQLRFEARGQRYTNLLRKLEGKWNLP